TTTGTAGATCGCCCTCTTGGCGGAAGCCAGGAGCGAGGGCTCGCTCAATCCTTCCTTCGCGAGGAGGCGCCTCACCTTTCCGACGCCGATCATGTCCACGAGTCCGAAGGGCCCCACCTCCCACCCGAAGCCCCACTCCATCGCGCGGTCCACCGAGGGAAGGTCGTAGGCGAGGCCGGGCGCTTTCTCAAAGGTGTACTGGAGCGTCCCGGCCAAGAGGGCCTTGAGAAAGGCGCCATTTTTTCCCCGGAGGGCGAGGAGCGCCCGGATCCGCTCGTCGAGCGGAAGTTTCGAGATCGTTTCGAGGTTCTTGAGCTGGAGCGAACTCCTCGGCCGGTAGTCCTCCGTCCTCCAGTCCAGCTCGAGGATCTCTTTCCCCTCCTTCTTGTAGAAGCCCGCCCCCGATTTCGCGCCGAGCCGTCCGCTGTCGATGAGCCGCCGCACCCAGGCGGGAAGGCCGAGGTCCTCGCCGGTCGCCGCGCCGATCCCCTGCGTCGTGTCCGCGAGGACGTCGAGGCCGACGATGTCCGAGGTGCGGAACACGGCGGAGGGGGCACGCCCCAGGAGTGAGCCGGTCAGATCGTCCACTTCGCCGATCGCGAGCCCGTGTTCTTCGGTCAGGCGGATCGCGTGGACCAGACCGAACACGCCCAGCCGGTTCGCGATGAATCCGGGGACGTCCTTCGCCCGGACGATGCCCTTTCCGAGGATCCGGTCCGCGAAATCCGAGATTCGGGAGATGACCTCCGGATCGGTGTCCGGTCCCGCGATCACCTCGAGGAGGTGCATGACGCGGGGAGGATTGAAGAAGTGGGTGCCGAAGAAATTGCGGCGGAAGGACTCGCTCCGCCCTCGCGTGAGGACGGTCATCGGGATCCCCGAAGTGTTCGTCGTCACTACGGTGTCGGGGCCCACGACCCCCTCCAGCTTCGCGTAGAGCTCCTGCTTCGGCGCCGGCCGCTCTGGAATCGCCTCGATCACCCAGTCGCACGAGGCGAGGCGCCCGAGATCGTCCTCCGAGTTCCCGATCTCGACGAGGGAGGCCATGGTCGGGTCGAGGAAAGCGGGAGGAGACGCCTTGAGCGCGGCCTCCAGCCCCTTCCGGGCCGGACCGTCCCGGTCGCCTTCGCCAGGGATGTCGAGCAGAGCGACCGGGATGCCCGCCGAGGC
The window above is part of the Gemmatimonadota bacterium genome. Proteins encoded here:
- a CDS encoding 3-hydroxyacyl-CoA dehydrogenase NAD-binding domain-containing protein; its protein translation is MAEGRRIRTVGVVGAGSMGRGIAGLAASAGIPVALLDIPGEGDRDGPARKGLEAALKASPPAFLDPTMASLVEIGNSEDDLGRLASCDWVIEAIPERPAPKQELYAKLEGVVGPDTVVTTNTSGIPMTVLTRGRSESFRRNFFGTHFFNPPRVMHLLEVIAGPDTDPEVISRISDFADRILGKGIVRAKDVPGFIANRLGVFGLVHAIRLTEEHGLAIGEVDDLTGSLLGRAPSAVFRTSDIVGLDVLADTTQGIGAATGEDLGLPAWVRRLIDSGRLGAKSGAGFYKKEGKEILELDWRTEDYRPRSSLQLKNLETISKLPLDERIRALLALRGKNGAFLKALLAGTLQYTFEKAPGLAYDLPSVDRAMEWGFGWEVGPFGLVDMIGVGKVRRLLAKEGLSEPSLLASAKRAIYKEGRKGMRKVLTADGKYAKEDLASEKISAAALRRMERILEQNETAALLDMDDGVALLQFRSKMGTLGDGPVRALLSATERLGAEGWKGLVIGHDDPRAFSAGANLVEMLQAAQEGRWEAMEARIRTFQGMIMGLRRAPFPVVAAPFGLTLAGGAELVLHADHVQAHAELQMGLVEAGVGLLPAGGGTKELLFRFTQEIGRFSETDAIKGVRHAFRLIATAEVSGSALLARTLGWLRDRDGITANRDRLLADAKARVLLLARDYLPPPGQRVTALGARGFGDLLVSIQAQREAKRASEHDALVGREIAYVLCGGDGAPRTVTETDIMDLEREGFLRLLGTEKTQERIAFTLKTGKPLRN